TACCCTGTATACCTCCATTTGCATGGAAATGTAAGGAGGAAATGGTCTTTGAGAGCTTCAACAGCTTGCTCATGCTTACCTGGCTAGGATGtggcaaagagacagaaagaaagttcAAATCCCTTGCTCCTGACTCAGTCCAGCTGTCTGTCTCTCACACCAAATTATAGGACCCTTGGGAAAGGGAAACTCTGACTTTGACCTTATTGCTTGTAATTCCATCTTAGCCTAGGTTGAattacaaatgatgaaatgaaCTTACCAGAGGGGCCTTTCTTAGCTCAGTCTTCACAAGCTGAGGCAGTGCCTGTGGAGCCATAGAGGACCTTATGGAGGCCATGCCACGTGAAATTTTAGGtgtttccaaatccaattctgaTTCTCTCTTGGTGGGTTCGGTGTCCGATCCTTTGAAAGTTATCTTCCCATCCTTGGACTTCTTTGAATCTTTGGGTATATTTGCCTTTTGGAATTTCATCTTGGAATCATATGAATACTCAGACTCGACATCCCCTTCATTAGGTTTCTTGTCTTCTGTTTTTAGATTCTGGGACTTATTGTTCAAGTCCTTGGATCTCTTCTTTGaactttcatctttcttctttgtGTCCTTGAATTCGACAGCAGAATCCTTGGATTTCTTCTTTATGGTCTTGTCTCTCTTTTCACTCTTGTAGTCAATACTGAAatccttgcattttttccttaaatCTTTGTCCGTGTTCTTTAAACCTGTGGCTTCGATGACTAAATCCTTgggttttttctttatatccttgtCTTTCTTCAGAATATCCTTTAATTCAAAGTCTGAGCTCTTGGTCTTTCTCTTGAAAGTCTTGTCTAAATCCCCggttttttttcttgattccttATCGCTCTTCTTTTCATTCCTGGAATCAATAGATTCAGCATCAGACTCCTTcgactttctcttcttctctgtgTCTTTATCACTGACATCACTATCCTTGGTTTCAGCTTCTGGCTCCTTGTCTTCATGTGAATCTTTGCTCTCCTTTGGTTTTGACTCTCTTGAACCTTTGGACTCGCTGTCAGATTCTCTGGATGAAATGTCGGCTGTATCTGGTTGTTTAGTTTTGGACCCTTTGGATAAGCCCGCCATCTTCTTCTTCGTTGTTTTCTctgattgatttt
This is a stretch of genomic DNA from Sminthopsis crassicaudata isolate SCR6 chromosome X, ASM4859323v1, whole genome shotgun sequence. It encodes these proteins:
- the CYLC1 gene encoding cylicin-1, encoding MSVPRFRRVNFGAYDNYVPVEDVSKKSWNQQHFSLMFSKPNRPGKKWRSTPSELRENSAMGDVVKDDQKATPMWMTRSLLKISEKPSAYLAARRRPPFFTGPQRTSESTEPSPGEKNQMYKKEKNQSEKTTKKKMAGLSKGSKTKQPDTADISSRESDSESKGSRESKPKESKDSHEDKEPEAETKDSDVSDKDTEKKRKSKESDAESIDSRNEKKSDKESRKKTGDLDKTFKRKTKSSDFELKDILKKDKDIKKKPKDLVIEATGLKNTDKDLRKKCKDFSIDYKSEKRDKTIKKKSKDSAVEFKDTKKKDESSKKRSKDLNNKSQNLKTEDKKPNEGDVESEYSYDSKMKFQKANIPKDSKKSKDGKITFKGSDTEPTKRESELDLETPKISRGMASIRSSMAPQALPQLVKTELRKAPLPEAQWIQKLI